In Maledivibacter sp., a single genomic region encodes these proteins:
- the rplW gene encoding 50S ribosomal protein L23, whose translation MRTPYDIIIKPLVTEKSMEDMTEGKYTFEVDKKANKSEVKKAIEEIFGVKVEKVNTMNVTGKEKRMGRFVGRRKDWKKAIVKLTADSKPIEFFEGM comes from the coding sequence ATGAGAACACCTTATGATATCATTATAAAACCCCTTGTTACTGAAAAAAGTATGGAAGATATGACAGAAGGAAAATATACTTTTGAGGTTGATAAGAAAGCTAATAAATCCGAAGTTAAAAAGGCTATAGAAGAAATCTTCGGTGTTAAAGTTGAAAAAGTAAACACCATGAATGTTACAGGTAAAGAAAAGAGAATGGGAAGATTTGTAGGAAGAAGAAAGGATTGGAAAAAAGCTATCGTAAAATTAACTGCTGACAGTAAACCAATCGAATTCTTTGAAGGTATGTAG